A single window of Candidatus Neptunochlamydia vexilliferae DNA harbors:
- a CDS encoding AAA family ATPase, producing MTTCLLENRSKKIIGRIREQKILKDLFDSKKAEFIAVYGRRRIGKTYLIKNFVDSVSTEFFHVTGIQKGTLGEQLGEFAKQLGVAFYKGASITSRRTWIKAFEDLTRAINEIPKDRKIILFFDELPWMATPRSKLLTALELYWNRYWVFDDRIKLIICGSATSWVIENIINNKGGLHNRVTRTIQLKPFTLYEVENFLKEHHIHLDHRQILDLYVVLGGVPLYWSFIQKGQSAHQCIDELCFQNDGPLIKEFDRLFQSLFNDPAPYIDLIRIIASHRYGIGQAELIAKSKFPGGGGTVRRLHQLEETGFITSLIPYGHKDKGIYYLVEDEYSLFYLYWIEPNLKTLTKKGLAEGFWLSQSKQPSWKSWVGYAFESICYKHIHQIRKALGIDPGAFIGTWRYVPRAQSAQEGAQVDLLFDRPDGVITICEIKCCDHPFAIDKSYAKNLLKKLEVFRKQTRTKKQLFLSMITTFGLKPTMYSEEIVTNQITLKDLFSS from the coding sequence ATGACAACATGTTTGTTGGAGAATCGTTCAAAGAAAATTATTGGACGTATAAGAGAGCAGAAAATACTAAAAGATCTTTTTGACTCAAAAAAGGCTGAGTTTATTGCAGTTTATGGGCGTCGTAGGATAGGAAAAACCTATTTGATTAAGAACTTTGTAGATTCGGTGTCTACTGAATTTTTCCATGTAACAGGTATTCAAAAGGGAACTTTAGGAGAGCAACTAGGGGAATTTGCAAAACAGTTGGGAGTAGCTTTTTATAAAGGAGCTTCAATCACTTCCCGAAGGACTTGGATAAAAGCATTTGAAGATCTTACACGAGCAATCAATGAGATCCCTAAAGATAGAAAAATTATTCTTTTTTTTGATGAGCTTCCTTGGATGGCAACCCCCCGTTCAAAATTACTTACAGCTTTAGAGTTATACTGGAACCGCTACTGGGTGTTTGATGATCGAATCAAACTCATTATATGTGGATCAGCAACCTCATGGGTTATTGAGAATATTATTAATAATAAAGGAGGGCTTCATAATAGAGTCACAAGGACAATCCAATTAAAACCGTTTACCTTATATGAGGTAGAAAACTTTCTGAAAGAACATCATATCCACCTTGATCATCGTCAAATTCTAGACCTTTATGTTGTTTTAGGTGGAGTGCCTTTATACTGGTCTTTTATACAGAAAGGGCAATCTGCTCATCAATGTATTGATGAATTATGCTTTCAAAATGATGGACCTCTTATAAAAGAATTCGATAGGCTTTTTCAGTCACTTTTTAATGACCCCGCACCCTACATAGATCTCATTCGGATTATTGCAAGTCACCGTTATGGAATTGGCCAGGCAGAGCTTATAGCAAAGTCAAAGTTTCCTGGTGGAGGGGGAACGGTTCGTAGATTACATCAATTAGAGGAGACAGGGTTTATAACCAGTCTTATTCCTTATGGTCATAAGGATAAAGGAATCTATTACTTGGTTGAGGATGAGTATAGCCTTTTTTACTTATATTGGATTGAACCAAACCTTAAAACCCTCACTAAAAAAGGTCTTGCTGAAGGGTTTTGGTTGTCTCAATCTAAGCAACCTTCTTGGAAAAGCTGGGTTGGGTATGCATTTGAATCTATTTGTTATAAGCATATTCACCAAATCCGTAAGGCCTTAGGAATTGATCCAGGAGCTTTTATAGGGACTTGGCGGTATGTTCCAAGAGCTCAATCTGCCCAAGAAGGAGCTCAAGTGGATTTACTTTTTGATCGTCCCGATGGAGTGATAACAATATGTGAGATTAAGTGTTGTGACCATCCATTTGCAATCGACAAATCTTATGCAAAGAACCTTCTAAAGAAATTAGAAGTATTTCGTAAGCAGACAAGAACGAAAAAGCAGCTATTTCTTTCAATGATCACAACGTTTGGTCTTAAGCCGACAATGTATTCCGAAGAAATTGTAACCAATCAAATTACACTCAAGGATTTGTTTAGTTCCTAA